Proteins co-encoded in one Streptomyces sp. JH34 genomic window:
- a CDS encoding SHOCT domain-containing protein, with amino-acid sequence MPVGPVEYLVVTFPGGRFADAIAPVLADAVASEAVRILDLAFARRAAGGAVERVERAEMDPQGLVPFDPPDDRPAGLPRIAELDVLEGLPEAHSAALIVWEDLWSVPLTRVVEEAGGRLLAHERVPADGGDDVITLLERLADLKQRGVLTDEEFSAQKTRILAD; translated from the coding sequence GTGCCCGTGGGACCCGTGGAGTACCTCGTCGTCACCTTTCCCGGCGGCCGCTTCGCCGACGCGATCGCGCCCGTGCTGGCCGACGCCGTCGCGTCCGAGGCGGTCCGCATCCTCGATCTCGCCTTCGCCCGCAGAGCCGCGGGCGGCGCCGTCGAGCGTGTCGAACGGGCCGAGATGGACCCGCAGGGACTCGTACCCTTCGATCCACCGGACGACCGCCCGGCCGGGCTGCCCCGGATCGCGGAGCTCGACGTGCTCGAGGGCCTGCCCGAGGCGCACTCTGCCGCGCTGATCGTGTGGGAGGACCTCTGGTCGGTACCCCTCACCCGGGTGGTCGAGGAGGCGGGTGGCCGGCTCCTGGCACACGAGAGGGTCCCGGCGGACGGTGGGGACGACGTCATCACGCTGCTCGAGAGGCTCGCGGACCTGAAGCAGCGGGGTGTTCTCACCGACGAGGAGTTCTCGGCGCAGAAGACAAGGATTCTCGCCGACTGA
- a CDS encoding tyrosine-protein phosphatase: MQTARAVPASTIVNLRDLGGIALGRHRRLRQGILLRSGQLSEFDAEHDMAVTALGIRTVVDLRTADERRWAPDRLPTGARLFVADVLGDNPGITPARLKALLGDPVGAASLLGGGRAEELFAQTYREMVLSPGAAAAYRALLDTVSDPRARPLLFHCATGKDRTGWGTALLLMMAGASREVVRAEFLAVNRAVRAAFGPAVRRFLDEGGDPDIASAVIEARPRYLEAALDAMDERWGGLDGYLGKALRLPPAVAERLRADLAVPV; encoded by the coding sequence GTGCAGACCGCCCGGGCCGTCCCCGCCTCGACCATTGTCAATCTGCGCGATCTGGGTGGCATCGCCCTGGGGCGCCACCGCCGCCTGCGCCAGGGAATCCTCCTGCGCTCGGGCCAGCTGAGCGAATTCGACGCCGAACACGACATGGCGGTGACCGCCCTCGGTATCCGTACCGTCGTCGATCTGCGCACCGCCGACGAGCGCCGGTGGGCGCCGGACCGGCTCCCGACGGGCGCGAGGCTCTTCGTCGCCGACGTGCTCGGCGACAATCCGGGGATCACGCCGGCCCGGCTCAAGGCGCTCCTCGGTGACCCGGTCGGAGCAGCCTCTCTGCTCGGCGGCGGGAGGGCGGAGGAGCTCTTCGCGCAGACGTACCGGGAGATGGTCCTCTCCCCGGGGGCCGCGGCCGCCTACCGGGCCCTTCTCGACACCGTTTCCGATCCTCGGGCGAGGCCGCTGCTCTTCCACTGCGCGACCGGCAAGGACCGGACCGGATGGGGCACCGCGCTGCTGCTCATGATGGCGGGTGCGTCGCGTGAGGTCGTCAGAGCGGAGTTCCTCGCGGTGAACCGGGCGGTGCGCGCCGCCTTCGGGCCCGCGGTGCGGCGCTTCCTCGACGAGGGCGGGGACCCGGACATCGCGTCCGCGGTCATCGAGGCCCGGCCCCGGTATCTCGAAGCGGCCCTCGACGCGATGGACGAACGCTGGGGCGGGCTCGACGGTTACCTCGGCAAGGCGCTGCGACTTCCCCCGGCGGTGGCCGAGCGGCTGCGCGCCGACCTGGCCGTCCCCGTCTGA
- a CDS encoding GNAT family N-acetyltransferase, with translation MRSSITDRRGGVRVRPAVARDAKRLTRLVTTSGAYEGPYAPLVEGYKVGPDYIEAHEVHVAVDDDGRILGFYALVVSPPELDLMFVADEAQGRGVGRFLVGHLLGRARLAGLTAVRVVAHPPAEGFYRSMGAERTGTVVARPPAVMWDRPEMVLTVDGGL, from the coding sequence ATGAGATCGAGTATTACGGATCGACGTGGCGGAGTCCGGGTCAGACCGGCGGTCGCCCGCGACGCGAAGCGGCTCACCCGTCTGGTCACCACGTCCGGTGCCTACGAGGGCCCCTACGCCCCCCTGGTCGAGGGGTACAAGGTCGGCCCCGACTACATCGAGGCGCACGAGGTCCACGTGGCCGTGGACGACGACGGCCGCATCCTCGGCTTCTACGCGCTGGTCGTGTCCCCGCCGGAGCTCGACCTGATGTTCGTGGCCGACGAGGCCCAGGGGCGGGGAGTCGGGCGGTTCCTCGTCGGGCACCTGCTCGGGCGGGCGCGCCTCGCGGGTCTGACCGCCGTGCGCGTGGTCGCGCACCCTCCCGCCGAGGGGTTCTACCGCAGCATGGGCGCCGAGCGCACCGGCACCGTCGTGGCCCGTCCGCCCGCGGTCATGTGGGACCGGCCCGAAATGGTGCTCACGGTCGACGGCGGCCTCTGA
- a CDS encoding VOC family protein — protein sequence MSVELNHTIVHSRDNRESAEFLARLLDLTVGTEWGPFIPVVLANGVTLDFATVPAASITMQHYAFLISEAEFDTAFGRMEEQGIEYWADPHRKQPGEINHNDGGRGVYFLDPSGHGLELITRPYGGWS from the coding sequence GTGTCAGTCGAGTTGAATCACACCATCGTCCACAGCCGGGACAACCGCGAGTCCGCCGAATTCCTGGCGCGGCTTCTGGATCTGACCGTCGGTACCGAATGGGGACCTTTCATCCCGGTCGTCCTCGCGAACGGCGTCACGCTGGACTTCGCGACCGTTCCCGCCGCGTCGATCACCATGCAGCACTACGCGTTCCTCATCTCGGAGGCGGAGTTCGACACGGCCTTCGGCCGCATGGAGGAGCAGGGAATCGAGTACTGGGCCGACCCCCACCGCAAACAGCCCGGCGAGATCAACCACAACGACGGCGGACGCGGGGTGTACTTCCTGGATCCCAGCGGACACGGGCTGGAGCTCATCACCCGCCCGTACGGCGGCTGGTCGTAG
- a CDS encoding DUF6328 family protein, translating to MAGRNPRSGRRETDEERADRQWGELLQELRVAQTGVQILFGFLLAVVFQPRFADLSTADRNIYVVTVMLGSATAAALIGPVSYHRLLTGRRMKPQTVTWAARLTKLGLGLLFCTMCSTLLLILRVALHNVTALWLVGGMALWFLVCWFVFPLWAIARGGRREPADGAEAEDSEDSGPRP from the coding sequence ATGGCCGGAAGGAACCCGCGCAGCGGACGGCGGGAGACCGACGAGGAGCGGGCGGACCGGCAGTGGGGCGAGCTGCTCCAGGAACTCCGGGTCGCGCAGACCGGCGTCCAGATCCTCTTCGGCTTCCTGCTCGCGGTCGTCTTCCAGCCCCGCTTCGCGGATCTGTCCACCGCCGACCGGAACATCTACGTCGTGACCGTGATGCTCGGCTCGGCCACCGCGGCCGCGCTGATAGGCCCCGTGTCGTACCACCGGCTGCTCACCGGACGGCGGATGAAGCCGCAGACGGTGACCTGGGCCGCACGGCTGACGAAACTGGGGCTCGGCCTGCTGTTCTGCACCATGTGCAGCACGCTGCTGCTCATCCTGCGCGTGGCGCTCCACAACGTGACCGCGCTCTGGCTGGTGGGCGGGATGGCCCTGTGGTTCCTGGTCTGCTGGTTCGTGTTCCCGCTGTGGGCCATCGCCCGGGGCGGCCGCCGCGAGCCGGCCGACGGGGCGGAGGCCGAGGACTCCGAGGATTCCGGCCCGCGTCCCTGA
- a CDS encoding VOC family protein: protein MTPGDRRTVPEPAVLSGASAPCWVHLVTRDLRDAQLFYGAVLGWTFRLGPLGRDFVMARSDGVPVAGIGAVASAYQVAVAWMPYFSVQDADVVAARIRERSGTVAVGPLTVGQGRAVLAADRDGASFGVWEWTGRASTLAPSGNRAHAWLRLRTRDAFDAAIFYGEVLGWESGEPGGCDIAYVREEVLVRCNGRPLARISSGAVEAAPDPQVRPHWQVQFPVADVDATVLAAERNGGTLMERREVPHGSEATLRDPDGGLFTVTDVRSPADVDDG, encoded by the coding sequence ATGACTCCTGGCGACCGTCGGACCGTGCCGGAACCCGCAGTGCTGAGCGGTGCGAGCGCCCCGTGCTGGGTCCATCTGGTGACCCGCGACCTCCGGGACGCGCAGCTCTTCTACGGCGCCGTTCTCGGCTGGACGTTCCGCCTCGGACCGCTGGGCCGGGACTTCGTCATGGCGCGCTCCGACGGGGTACCGGTGGCCGGTATCGGCGCGGTGGCGTCCGCCTACCAGGTGGCCGTGGCCTGGATGCCGTACTTCTCCGTCCAGGACGCCGACGTCGTGGCGGCCCGCATCCGTGAACGCAGCGGCACCGTGGCGGTGGGCCCGCTGACGGTGGGCCAGGGCCGCGCTGTCCTGGCCGCCGACCGGGACGGCGCCTCCTTCGGCGTCTGGGAGTGGACCGGGCGCGCCTCCACCCTCGCGCCGTCCGGGAACCGGGCACACGCCTGGCTGCGGCTGCGCACCAGGGACGCCTTCGACGCGGCGATCTTCTACGGCGAGGTCCTCGGCTGGGAGAGCGGGGAGCCCGGGGGCTGCGACATCGCCTACGTGAGGGAAGAGGTACTCGTACGCTGCAACGGACGCCCACTGGCGCGGATCAGCTCCGGTGCCGTGGAGGCCGCTCCGGACCCGCAGGTGCGCCCGCACTGGCAGGTGCAGTTCCCGGTGGCCGACGTGGACGCGACGGTCCTCGCCGCGGAGCGGAACGGCGGAACCCTCATGGAGCGGCGCGAGGTGCCGCACGGCAGCGAAGCGACCCTGAGGGACCCGGACGGCGGTCTCTTCACCGTGACGGACGTACGCAGCCCGGCCGACGTCGACGACGGCTGA
- a CDS encoding cation diffusion facilitator family transporter, whose protein sequence is MKRPESDRTTRVTESDHKTHVPESDHKTHVPESDHKTRVTVLVALGANLVIAAAKGVGGLLSGSPALLSEAAHSVADSVNEVFLLAALRRSRRPPDARHPFGYGKERYFWSLLAAVGIFVVGGCFSFFQGFEALGSHEQQSHDGYTVGLIVLGVALLAEGASLVRALLQLRGEKGAARDPALRTVIAEDSTAVLGVVLAMAGMVLHMVTGDVVWEASASLGIGALLVYVAFRLGKDARDRLIGESADPGMRRGVEELLTSQEEIDNVAALFTMGLGLDSVLVAARIDLAPGIDSEEVERVAVRIKRAIAGSWPEAEHVFLDITNAPPRGGV, encoded by the coding sequence ATGAAGCGGCCGGAGTCGGACCGCACGACCCGAGTGACGGAGTCGGACCACAAGACGCACGTGCCGGAGTCGGACCACAAGACGCACGTGCCGGAGTCGGACCACAAGACCCGCGTGACCGTCCTGGTCGCGCTCGGCGCCAACCTCGTCATCGCCGCGGCCAAGGGAGTGGGGGGCCTCCTGTCGGGTTCGCCCGCCCTCCTGTCCGAAGCGGCCCACTCCGTGGCGGACAGTGTGAACGAGGTCTTCCTGCTGGCCGCGCTCCGGCGCAGCCGCCGCCCGCCCGACGCCCGTCACCCCTTCGGCTACGGCAAGGAGCGCTACTTCTGGTCGTTGCTCGCGGCCGTCGGGATCTTCGTCGTCGGCGGCTGTTTCTCGTTCTTCCAGGGCTTCGAGGCACTCGGCAGCCACGAACAGCAGTCGCACGACGGCTACACGGTGGGTCTGATCGTCCTCGGGGTCGCCCTGCTGGCGGAGGGAGCGTCGCTGGTCCGTGCGCTGCTGCAGCTCCGCGGCGAGAAGGGCGCCGCTCGCGACCCCGCCCTGCGGACGGTGATCGCCGAGGACAGCACGGCCGTGCTGGGGGTGGTGCTGGCCATGGCCGGGATGGTGCTGCACATGGTGACCGGAGACGTCGTGTGGGAGGCATCGGCCTCTCTGGGGATCGGCGCACTGCTCGTCTACGTCGCGTTCCGGCTCGGCAAGGACGCCCGCGACCGGCTGATCGGGGAGTCCGCCGACCCCGGGATGCGCCGGGGCGTGGAGGAACTCCTCACCTCCCAGGAGGAGATCGACAACGTGGCGGCCCTGTTCACCATGGGACTCGGCCTCGACTCGGTGCTGGTGGCAGCCAGGATCGATCTGGCTCCCGGCATCGACAGCGAGGAGGTCGAGCGGGTCGCCGTCCGGATCAAGCGGGCGATCGCCGGCTCCTGGCCGGAGGCCGAGCACGTCTTCCTCGACATCACGAACGCGCCGCCCCGGGGCGGGGTGTGA
- a CDS encoding DUF6479 family protein, whose product MDVTNGAWESLASTGGSNGPGAVGVVIGVIGLFVVLVLIGGFWFGMRRRDKESRPPRPDEQPPRPDHRTEIQETGHHGSDRFPENGRALSPYELSDHGNEVIPPPEDEPRRD is encoded by the coding sequence ATGGACGTAACGAACGGAGCATGGGAATCGCTCGCCAGCACCGGCGGCAGCAACGGGCCGGGCGCGGTGGGGGTGGTCATCGGCGTCATCGGCCTGTTCGTGGTGCTCGTGCTGATCGGGGGCTTCTGGTTCGGGATGAGGCGCCGGGACAAGGAGTCACGGCCGCCCCGCCCCGATGAGCAGCCGCCGCGTCCGGATCACCGGACGGAGATCCAGGAGACCGGGCACCACGGTTCGGACCGCTTTCCCGAGAACGGCCGCGCTCTCTCGCCGTACGAGCTCAGCGACCACGGCAACGAGGTGATCCCGCCGCCGGAGGACGAGCCCCGGCGTGACTGA
- a CDS encoding LLM class F420-dependent oxidoreductase: MVQIGYTMMTEQAGPRALVEDVVAAEAAGFDFSVTSDHYFPWLASQGHAPYAWSVLGAAAQATSRIPLMTYVTCPTTRYHPAVVAQKAATLQLLAEGRFRLGLGSGESLNEHVVGVGWPAAHVRLEMLEEAVQIIRALFGGGYVNHHGTHFDVENATLWDLPEQPVPIGIAVSGERSCELAGRLGDLVIATEPKGELLTAFDRNGGTGKPRVGQVPVCYDTDRDAAIARAHDQFRWSLGGWKVNSELPGPSAFEQATQFVRADDITGSIPCGSDVEAFVEAVRPYSEAGFTEVALVQIGGAHQRPFIDWARSTLLPALREL; this comes from the coding sequence ATGGTGCAAATCGGCTACACGATGATGACCGAGCAGGCAGGCCCTCGAGCCCTCGTCGAGGACGTGGTCGCGGCGGAAGCGGCCGGCTTCGATTTCTCCGTCACCTCCGACCACTACTTCCCCTGGTTGGCTTCCCAGGGACACGCGCCCTACGCCTGGTCCGTCCTGGGGGCCGCCGCGCAGGCCACGTCCAGGATCCCGCTGATGACGTACGTGACCTGTCCGACGACCCGCTACCACCCGGCCGTGGTCGCGCAGAAGGCCGCGACGCTCCAACTGCTCGCCGAGGGCCGTTTCCGGCTCGGCCTCGGCTCGGGGGAGAGCCTCAACGAACACGTCGTCGGCGTGGGGTGGCCCGCGGCGCACGTTCGGCTGGAGATGCTCGAGGAGGCCGTGCAGATCATCCGCGCCCTCTTCGGCGGGGGCTACGTCAACCACCACGGCACTCACTTCGACGTGGAGAACGCCACGCTCTGGGACCTGCCCGAACAGCCGGTCCCCATCGGCATCGCCGTCTCGGGGGAGAGGTCCTGCGAACTCGCGGGCAGGCTCGGCGATCTGGTGATCGCGACGGAGCCCAAGGGTGAGCTGCTGACCGCGTTCGACCGCAACGGCGGGACCGGTAAGCCCCGCGTCGGTCAGGTGCCCGTCTGTTACGACACCGACCGGGACGCCGCGATCGCCCGCGCCCACGACCAGTTCCGATGGTCGCTCGGCGGCTGGAAGGTCAACTCCGAGCTGCCGGGCCCTTCCGCCTTCGAACAGGCGACCCAGTTCGTCCGCGCGGACGACATCACCGGATCGATTCCGTGCGGCTCCGACGTCGAGGCGTTCGTGGAGGCCGTACGCCCCTACAGCGAGGCGGGGTTCACCGAGGTCGCCCTCGTGCAGATCGGCGGTGCCCATCAGCGGCCGTTCATCGACTGGGCCCGCAGCACACTCCTGCCGGCGCTGCGCGAGCTGTAG
- the fdh gene encoding formate dehydrogenase: protein MGAGNPLARWPVYRQLTGGDPLGRGRAVMSRKTDAVRPRTATADRVVKSVCPYCAVGCGQQVYVKDDRVVQIEGDPDSPVSRGRLCPKGSSTLQLTTGPARLHQVLYRRPYGTDWETLDLETAMDMVADRVVDTRRRTWQWEHDGLRTARTLGIASLGGATLDNEENYLIKKLFTGLGIVQVENQARVCHSSTVAGLGTSFGRGGATTFMQDLQHSDCIIIQGSNFAEAHPVGFQWVMEAKARGARIIHVDPRFTRTSALADLFVPLRAGSDIAFLGGIINHVLTEEKDFREYVLNYTNAATLVGDDFQDTEDLDGVFSGLDEERGHYDPRSWQYRESDVQAPSGDVDELYEDRSRSAEAQHRVHAAAGSETHGSGGPQARAWPPRDETLRDPRCVYQILKRHYARYTPEMVEEICGVKREVFLEVCDALTSNSGRERTTAFAYAVGWTQHTTGTQCIRAASVLQLLLGNIGRPGGGIQALRGHASIQGSSDIPTLFNLLPGYLPMPHAHAHEDLDALVRASRTGKGFWGNMRAYFVSLLKAYYGDAATADNDYCFDHLPRLTGSHGTYETVMAQLAGECKGYFLMGENPAVGSANTRLQRLGMAQLEWLVVRDFSLIESATWWQDGPETETGEMTTEEIGTEVFFFPAAAHTEKSGSFTNTNRWLQWHHAAVEPGGDARSDLWFMYHLGRRVKERLAASADPMDRAVQDLTWDYPVDGPLAEPVSAAVLAEINGHGPDGAPLSAYTELKDDGSTSCGCWIYCGVYADGVNQAARRKPHTEQDWVAAEWAWAWPANRRILYNRASAAPDGSPWSERKAYVWWDDLEGRWTGHDVPDFVPDRAPGHVPAPDAEGPDALRGDDPFIMQADGKGWLYAPAGLVDGPLPTHYEPQDSPFTNALHPSRSRSPVRQLHPREGNRYHPSGDEPGADVYPYVVTTHRLTEHFTAGGMSRWSPYLSELQPEFFCEVSPQLAAERGLEHCGWATIVTARNAVEARVMVTRRITPLTVRGRTVHQIGLPFHWGPNGIATGDAANELMAIALDPNALIQEDKALTADIRPGRRPRGPALPELVAEYRRRAGITETTGTRETM from the coding sequence ATGGGAGCAGGCAATCCGCTCGCCCGCTGGCCCGTGTATCGGCAGCTGACCGGCGGTGATCCTTTGGGCAGAGGACGGGCCGTGATGTCGCGGAAGACCGACGCGGTCCGCCCCAGAACGGCCACGGCTGACCGCGTGGTCAAGTCCGTCTGCCCGTACTGCGCGGTGGGCTGCGGGCAGCAGGTCTACGTGAAGGACGACCGGGTCGTCCAGATCGAGGGCGACCCGGACTCGCCGGTCAGCCGGGGCAGGCTGTGCCCCAAGGGCTCCTCCACGCTCCAGCTCACCACCGGCCCGGCCCGCCTGCACCAGGTGCTCTACAGGCGTCCGTACGGCACCGACTGGGAGACTCTCGACCTGGAGACGGCGATGGACATGGTCGCGGACCGTGTCGTGGACACCAGGCGCAGGACGTGGCAGTGGGAGCACGACGGACTCCGCACGGCACGCACCCTGGGTATCGCGAGTCTCGGCGGCGCCACCCTGGACAACGAGGAGAACTACCTGATCAAGAAGCTCTTCACGGGCCTCGGCATCGTGCAGGTGGAGAACCAGGCGCGGGTCTGCCACAGCTCCACCGTGGCCGGTCTCGGCACCTCGTTCGGCAGGGGCGGAGCGACCACCTTCATGCAGGACCTCCAGCACTCGGACTGCATCATCATCCAGGGGTCGAACTTCGCCGAGGCCCATCCGGTGGGCTTCCAGTGGGTGATGGAGGCGAAGGCCCGCGGTGCCCGGATCATCCATGTGGACCCGCGCTTCACCCGCACGAGCGCACTGGCCGACCTTTTCGTGCCTCTCAGGGCCGGCAGCGACATCGCGTTCCTCGGCGGCATCATCAACCACGTCCTCACCGAGGAGAAGGACTTCCGGGAGTACGTCCTCAACTACACCAATGCCGCAACGCTGGTCGGGGACGACTTCCAGGACACCGAGGACCTCGACGGTGTCTTCTCCGGCCTGGACGAGGAGCGGGGCCACTACGACCCCCGCTCGTGGCAGTACCGGGAATCCGACGTCCAGGCACCCTCCGGGGACGTGGACGAGCTGTACGAGGACCGCTCCCGCAGCGCGGAGGCGCAGCACCGGGTCCATGCAGCGGCCGGGTCGGAGACCCACGGTTCGGGGGGCCCGCAGGCCCGCGCGTGGCCGCCGCGCGACGAGACCCTGCGCGACCCCAGGTGCGTCTACCAGATCCTCAAGCGTCACTACGCGCGCTACACCCCCGAGATGGTCGAAGAGATCTGCGGGGTGAAGCGGGAGGTGTTCCTCGAGGTCTGCGACGCGCTGACCTCCAACTCCGGCCGGGAGCGCACCACCGCCTTCGCCTACGCCGTCGGCTGGACCCAGCACACCACGGGCACCCAGTGCATCCGCGCCGCGAGCGTGCTCCAGCTGCTCCTCGGCAACATCGGGCGGCCCGGCGGCGGCATCCAGGCCCTGCGGGGACACGCCTCCATCCAGGGTTCCAGCGACATCCCGACCCTCTTCAACCTGCTGCCGGGCTACCTCCCGATGCCGCATGCCCACGCGCACGAGGACCTGGACGCCCTCGTCCGGGCCAGCCGTACCGGCAAGGGCTTCTGGGGCAACATGCGGGCCTACTTCGTCAGCCTGCTCAAGGCCTACTACGGCGACGCGGCCACCGCGGACAACGACTACTGCTTCGACCACCTGCCCCGGCTCACCGGATCCCACGGCACGTACGAGACAGTGATGGCGCAACTGGCGGGGGAGTGCAAGGGCTACTTCCTCATGGGTGAGAACCCCGCCGTGGGCTCCGCCAACACACGGCTGCAGCGGCTCGGCATGGCCCAGCTCGAATGGCTGGTCGTCCGTGACTTCTCGCTCATCGAATCCGCCACCTGGTGGCAGGACGGCCCCGAGACGGAAACCGGGGAGATGACCACGGAGGAGATCGGCACCGAGGTCTTCTTCTTCCCCGCGGCGGCGCACACGGAGAAGTCCGGCTCCTTCACCAACACCAACCGGTGGCTCCAGTGGCACCACGCCGCCGTCGAACCCGGGGGCGACGCACGCAGCGACCTCTGGTTCATGTACCACCTGGGCCGGCGCGTCAAGGAGCGCCTCGCGGCCTCCGCCGACCCGATGGACCGCGCCGTCCAGGACCTGACCTGGGACTACCCCGTCGACGGTCCGCTCGCCGAACCGGTATCGGCTGCGGTGCTGGCCGAGATCAACGGACACGGCCCGGACGGCGCCCCCCTCTCCGCCTACACCGAACTCAAGGACGACGGCTCCACCAGCTGCGGCTGCTGGATCTACTGTGGGGTGTACGCGGACGGGGTCAACCAGGCCGCCCGCCGCAAGCCCCACACCGAGCAGGACTGGGTGGCGGCCGAATGGGCCTGGGCCTGGCCCGCCAATCGCCGCATCCTCTACAACAGGGCCTCGGCGGCGCCCGACGGCAGCCCCTGGAGCGAACGCAAGGCCTACGTCTGGTGGGACGACCTCGAAGGGCGGTGGACCGGTCACGACGTCCCCGACTTCGTTCCGGACCGCGCCCCCGGCCACGTACCCGCGCCCGACGCCGAGGGACCCGACGCGCTGCGCGGGGACGACCCGTTCATCATGCAGGCCGACGGCAAGGGCTGGCTCTACGCCCCCGCCGGCCTGGTGGACGGGCCGCTGCCCACCCACTACGAGCCGCAGGACTCGCCCTTCACCAACGCGCTCCACCCCTCGCGCTCCCGCTCGCCGGTCAGGCAACTGCACCCGCGCGAGGGCAACCGCTACCACCCGAGCGGTGACGAACCGGGCGCGGACGTGTATCCCTACGTCGTCACGACCCACCGGCTCACCGAACACTTCACGGCGGGCGGGATGAGCCGCTGGTCACCGTATCTGTCCGAGCTGCAGCCGGAGTTCTTCTGCGAGGTGTCCCCGCAGCTCGCCGCGGAGAGAGGACTCGAGCACTGCGGCTGGGCGACGATCGTCACGGCGCGCAACGCCGTCGAGGCGCGCGTCATGGTGACCCGCCGGATCACCCCCCTGACCGTCCGGGGCCGGACCGTGCACCAGATCGGGCTGCCCTTCCACTGGGGCCCCAACGGGATCGCCACCGGTGACGCGGCCAACGAACTGATGGCCATCGCCCTCGACCCCAACGCCTTGATCCAGGAGGACAAGGCGCTCACCGCCGACATCCGGCCCGGGCGCAGGCCGAGGGGCCCCGCACTGCCCGAACTCGTAGCGGAGTACCGCCGCCGGGCCGGGATCACGGAGACGACCGGAACCCGGGAGACGATGTGA
- a CDS encoding 4Fe-4S dicluster domain-containing protein, whose protein sequence is MRDNLFSGPEPDPAADAGHRNAPPRVGFFTDTSVCIGCKACEVACKEWNALPEDGLSLTGMSYDNTAGLGASTWRHVAFIEQPAPAGRTQLPLVEPDAGTPEDGSGVRWLMSSDVCKHCTHAACLDVCPTGSLFRTEFGTVVVQEDICNGCGYCVPACPYGVIEQRPEDGRAFKCTLCYDRLGAGQEPACAKACPTESIQFGPLDELRERAALRVEQLHTAGVAEARLYGHEPDNGVGGDGAFFLLMDEPEVYGLPPDPVVTTRDLPAMWRHAGIAALSLAAGAALSFSIPSLTRRSGRT, encoded by the coding sequence GTGAGGGACAACCTGTTCAGCGGGCCCGAGCCCGACCCGGCGGCTGACGCGGGACACCGGAACGCCCCGCCTCGCGTCGGGTTCTTCACCGACACCTCCGTCTGCATCGGCTGCAAGGCGTGCGAGGTCGCCTGCAAGGAATGGAACGCCCTCCCCGAGGACGGACTGTCGCTCACCGGGATGTCCTACGACAACACCGCCGGGCTGGGCGCCTCCACCTGGCGGCACGTCGCCTTCATCGAGCAGCCCGCGCCCGCCGGACGGACGCAACTGCCGCTCGTGGAGCCGGACGCGGGGACGCCGGAAGACGGTTCGGGCGTGCGATGGCTGATGTCCTCGGACGTCTGCAAGCACTGCACCCACGCCGCGTGTCTGGACGTCTGCCCGACCGGGTCGCTGTTCCGCACGGAGTTCGGCACGGTCGTCGTCCAGGAGGACATCTGCAACGGCTGCGGCTACTGCGTACCCGCCTGCCCGTACGGAGTGATCGAGCAGCGTCCCGAGGACGGCCGGGCGTTCAAGTGCACCCTCTGCTACGACCGTCTCGGCGCGGGGCAGGAACCCGCGTGCGCCAAGGCGTGTCCCACCGAGTCCATCCAGTTCGGCCCGCTCGACGAACTCCGGGAGCGTGCCGCGCTGCGAGTGGAACAGCTGCACACGGCCGGGGTCGCCGAAGCACGGCTGTACGGACACGAACCGGACAACGGGGTCGGAGGGGACGGCGCGTTCTTCCTCCTCATGGACGAACCCGAGGTGTACGGCCTGCCCCCGGACCCGGTGGTCACCACCAGGGACCTGCCGGCGATGTGGCGTCACGCGGGTATCGCCGCGCTGTCGCTCGCGGCGGGAGCCGCCCTCTCCTTCTCCATCCCCTCACTCACCCGCAGGAGCGGCCGGACATGA